The DNA window cccatgaatccaattaaaaataaaattaaaattaaaataaatttaaaaatcacTCTTTCTTATTGGCTGTTCCTAAAAATGTGGATTTAGTGTTTGTTTCATGGATTTAAATAGGGTTCCTGGAATGTGAGGTTGGGAATCTCATATTCCCAtgtttgtttgaaattttaataaattattcttAGGTACTTTTTATTCCTTGGAATAAAATTTACTCATAAAATTTTAAAGATTTATTCTCATGTTAATGGGTGGAAATCTAACATTCCCATGAGAATAAAAAATAACCACCTATAACTActcatttatatattattttaatattttaatattaatttttaataatttaaaattataaataaaataaaattttgaattatGCCTAGGAACCTAAATAACTTGCCAAACAAATTGATGGGAACTATTTTCCAAGGATTAACATTCTTAGGAATAACATTCGCAAGATTGTAAATTTAATCCatcaaacaaacacaccctaggttcgtgtccatgcaagaattgctcagTTAGGAGGTATTGTCACATTAGGTATGTTTGCGATCCAATTAAAACAGTTTTGAGGCAAAAATTAATTCAATTCAAAGATAAAGTTATATGGAGTTCCATTCAATTTTCAAAATCTGATTCGATCTAATCGAATTCAATTTGATTTAACTTGTAtcgattttttaatatattaattttttaataatactaaaaaagtagatttaatttaatataacatataatataataaaaattaatattacaaaatcAAAATAATCGATTATGGTCGAGAcacttaaaattttataaataaataaattaaacaaaattaataaacagtaCTCCTTCTGTAGTTTAATCTGAACAGTTTTCACAAAATTACATTtaaacaattttaataatatttgattttttgaatcggtctacaatttttatttaaatcgATTTAGATTTGAACACTCTAATCTTCAGGGATGCGGGTTTGAGTCTGCTATCTATCTATTAAAAATCTATTACATAAACTTCTTAAATTGCCCTTTTACCGCAAATTTTTTCACTAAAAAAGGGCATTTAAAtaatcaacaattttttttttcattttcatatccTATTACAACATGTATTACAACATGATATGTGGCATTTATTTTTCAACTTTCATAAATTAAATTACAATCAAATATTACACACTCATTCTcttgattaaaattttaaatatctcccaatttttttcttcacattttcttactttcattttaatttttttctctttatttatttagtatcgctaataataataatatatatttttaattttaataaaattaaaaatttatttatctcaGGGTCATTATtaacacaatatctattttattttattcaattattttcttaatttaaaaaacaaaattcttattaaatttttttctccATTTATTTAGTAtcactaaaaataataatattatatatatttataattttaataaatttaaaaatttatttattttacgagTCATTATTAACACATTATCTATTTTactttaatcaattattttcttaattaaaaaaaaacaaaatccttattttttaaatattaatttttctttcacCATCTCGTGGTTTCTTTTTACTTAAttgtatgattattattcattttacaattaagtaaattattttaaattttacatttgtatctaaatacattttatatcctatcaaatattttttttatcacgggtcattatcaatataatatctgttttattttaatctataattatctttatttgagagacaattttatttttaactgtTAAGAAAAAAATCTACATCTCACTAAGGGTGTTTGCGGTGCGGttcagtttggttcggttggctttaaccaaaccaaaccaaactaatgcggttcggtttttaacaaaaaattattgaaccatacatataGATATAtaggaaaatataattttgtgtataatcgttcatacattaccataaaaagtttataattgtcaaaataaatttataatttgataCATAAAATTGTGTCTTAAATAATACCAtacaaaaatatgataaaatatattttgtcaaaataatatttataaaaaaataatagtttattttttgatgatatgtaaattaaaataaattacatacaaaaaatatgataaaattatacACATAATACTTGTATTGTTGATTTctctaaaaattaaagaaaagtaTATTGGTTAGTAAGATTTTGCAACATAATTTTTTTATGGCGGTTCTTCCTTCTAATGATCTGATAAAGCAgtttggtttagtttggtttAGTTTGCAAAATACAAATCGAACTGAACCATGCGGTTCTGTTAGAAAATGACTCAAACACATCCGAATCAAATGAGAATTTTTGCAGTTTCGATATGGTTCAGTTTTGCAGTTTTCTATTGGACCGGTTCAATATTGAACCTCTCTACATCTCCcatgttctttttttttaaaatgattatttaatataattaagtttatatgattattgttcatttataattaaactactcattttaaatttacatgtgtctaaatatattttatacaatatcaaataaatttactcGTTCAAAGAGCACGCGTATCTTCCTAATTTGACTTAAATAGAATTTACTTGGTATGGTTAATCATGTCTTTTATCATTGTAGGTCCATGTAACACTTTCATACGGTGTGACTCCATATTTTCTAGAAAACGACATTCGGATGAAACCAGATCTTGATGCACTAGGTGCACTTGGTGACACGGGTTGGTATTGCATTAGAGCAATTTTATGGGCATCAAATTACGAATTACCCAAAACAGCAAAAGCATTACACAAACCAAAATACaacgaagcaggggtaattttgTCCTGTGAGGCTTCTTTGTTATGGGAAGATAACCGAATAGCAACTTTCTTTTGTTCCTTTTTCTCAAACATAACTATGGATATAACAGCAATAGGGACAAAAGGGTCATTGCGTGTTCATGATTATGTTATACCTAATGAAGAGAATGATGCTTTGTTTAGAACAAGTTCAAATTCTGATTTTGATCATCTTTCTATTGGTTGGAGTCCTAAACCAAAGGAGATTATTGTTAAAAGTGATATTCCACAAGAAGCACTTATGGTTAAAGAGTTTGCTAATTTGGTTGGTGAGATTAAGTTGGGAAATTCCAAAGTTGAGAATAAGTGGGGGATTATTAGTAGGAAAACACAAGTGGTTATTGATGCTGTTAAAGCTTCAATTGATAATGATCTTGAGCCAGTTCAAATTCAGTATTAAGTCATTTTAGTTTAATATATgcggtttttattttctttatttagtttTCATGTTTTAAATAAGAAAGTTTCTTGTTGCAATAGAAGCTTTAAACTTTGAATATCCATTTCCATGTTTTAAAGATTGTAATATCTAGTAATGTTCACTATTGTTATTTACTTTGAATTAAGGTTTGACAGCTAATAAGCACTTTTTAGTTattaatttttggattattccttcttctttttttaataaataaataaatacattaaaataGAATTAAGAACAAGACgtgttgaaaaataaatttgaatacaAAATGGACAAATGTTAAAAAAGAGTAACAAAAAATTAGTGTAAAAATCctcaaactaaaaataaaaactttttaaATTCCTCCATTAATCGCCTAAAAAAAGAGGATGAGTCGATGAAACACACGTcaaccaaattaaattaaattaaattgatccCACTTATTATGAATTCTCAAACTCAATCAGTTAAACTGATCACCTAATTATTTAGACGTAACACTTTGAAACTTTGTCCAATATAAATTGACAGACCTTGCTAAAGAATGCCcattcacaaaaaaattgacctgCAGCCACTAGTGCAAAGAATTTCATCGGACAAAGTGATGATATATTTCTCTAAGTTGTCTTTGTAGAAATTTTGTTATTTAACAAACCTCAATTTTAGCATTGATATTATCAAAAGAACAAATTGGTTCCAAGTTGCAACGTGGAAAGGTGATAAATTGCTTACGGAGTTCCTTTACAAAACCTTATAAGCATTTTAGATTAAATACACATTATTAATCATTGAGATTCAGTTCCACAAGTTATTAGGGGAGTTCGGGAGTGTCAATGGACTCAATATTCATGATCTAAAAAAACTTAACGCCACATATCCATCTAAAATCTAAAGGCATCACGGATATGGGCTCTTTCATTTATAAATCCAAGATTTCCACCATTTCTATTTGATGTAGTACTTAATAACTCATATTTGAATTCAATAATTTTTCTCACAAGTATCAGTTACCCACATTATTAACCATTATCCATACTAGGATCCAACTTTTGCTCCCTCCGAAGAGGCTATTTCTAACTTGAAGAAAGATAAGTGGGTGGATTCAATGGTGGGGGAGAATAACTCCTTGAATTAAAATGAGACATGGGATCTTGTTCAACTTCCTAAGAGAAAATAGTCATCATTTGTAAGTAGGTGTTAAAAAGAAAATGCAATAACAGAAAAAGAATGGGAAAAGTTCAAGACTCATCTTATAGGAAAGGGGTACTCATGATAAAAAGGGACTGACTATGATGAGAATTTCTCTCTAATTGTCAAATATACTTCTATTAGTGCAATGTTAAATTAATAGATAGTCATGACATGTATTTAGAGAAGATGGATTAAAAGACAACATTTCTTCACATTAATATAGAGGAGCAAATTACATGGAACAATCATAGAGGTTCTGTGACACTTGACACGGAAGACTGATAAGTTAATTGAAGAGGTCTTTGTATGACTTAAAGTAATCTCCAAGGCAATGGTATAAGCACTTTGATACATACATGCTTCAGATTGGCTACAAAAGGTGTGATATGACTCTTGGGTTTATGTTAGGAGCCTTGatgatgaatattttatttttattttattgtatgtTCGATGATAATGTTGGAAAGGAGTTTGACATGAAAGATTTAGGTGTTGCTAAGAATATTCTTGGCATGGAAATTAACAAGGATATGGTATAAAATTATAGCTATCTCAAAAAAGCTATGTTAAAAATGTGTTATAcaagtttgacataagtaattcAAAGGTTGTGAATTCTCCATTGGTGAACTGAATCTCAATTGGTCAATGTAAAAAGATAGATGTAGAAGTTGAGTATATCTCAAAGGTTCGTTAGTGATGTTGGTTGTTTAAGCTATATTATGATATGCACTAGACCATATTTGGCACAAGTTGTAATGCAAGTTTGTAAATAGATGTCTAAATCGAGAAAGCGTCAATAAGAAGTATTTAAGTggattttgaaggatagaaaaacacttagaaagggggggttgaataagtgtagtctaaaaacttgaacgataaaaacaatttgcacagttattttatcctggttcgttgttaactaaactactccagtccacccccactgagtgatttacctcacctgaggatttaatccactaatcgcaacagattacaatggttttccacttagcccacgactaagtcttctagagtatcctgatcacaacctgatcactctaggaacaaatgcttagacacaagctaagactttcttagagtatcctgaccaccacgtgatcactctaaatacaactgcttagacacaagctaagacttcctagagtatcctgatcaacacttgatcactctagttacttacaaattaatgtaatcaaataagagttttacaatgcttctgaaaagctataatcacaacagtgatatttctcttaacgtttaagcttaatctcactaatatattacaacagcaatgcagtgagctttgatgaagatgaagtttctgagcttttagttgaacagtgtttcagcaagtttttcagaattatttcattcaaaatcgttaaccttgcttctcatcagaacttcatttatataggcgtttgagaagatgaccgttgggagcatttaatgctttacgtattccgtacagcattgcatttaatgtttcacgcttttgtcaactaccttgagccttgttcacgctgtgtctactaacgttgcctttaatagcttccaacgttccttttgtcagtcagcgtagcctgccacctgt is part of the Vicia villosa cultivar HV-30 ecotype Madison, WI linkage group LG2, Vvil1.0, whole genome shotgun sequence genome and encodes:
- the LOC131653070 gene encoding uncharacterized oxidoreductase At4g09670-like; the protein is MAKQETKPIRFGILGCAEIARKVSRAIILSPNATLYAIGSRSLEKAKTFAVSNNFPSHAKVYGSYDAVLDDPNVDAVYVPLPTSLHLHWAVLAAQKKKHLLLEKPVALNVGELDKILEACEANGVQYMDATMWMHHPRTAKMFQFLSDPILFGSLQSVHVTLSYGVTPYFLENDIRMKPDLDALGALGDTGWYCIRAILWASNYELPKTAKALHKPKYNEAGVILSCEASLLWEDNRIATFFCSFFSNITMDITAIGTKGSLRVHDYVIPNEENDALFRTSSNSDFDHLSIGWSPKPKEIIVKSDIPQEALMVKEFANLVGEIKLGNSKVENKWGIISRKTQVVIDAVKASIDNDLEPVQIQY